In a single window of the Tigriopus californicus strain San Diego chromosome 2, Tcal_SD_v2.1, whole genome shotgun sequence genome:
- the LOC131893352 gene encoding zinc finger protein 425-like has translation MFVEPQFLKEHLHRHGAEKLQKTRDYYCTFCPVTCTSEAHLQRHVDREHASTEMDMNFTLHENCLSCEAMYKSYLQNKATLSIPDEELAFKCPHCCTILFAHQKHAPRYLKNHVNKFHWDESVNDFTLKGLSPEEYKVRSRVDPDLFTCDFCGVKSDSREDHNEHLALCPANTSTSKPGYMCDTCGLIAGTARLLKHHLNTSHNKPKEEKVLKVIGRKSKTQTKAASDGGEWLEESSSETSAQGKRKRGRPPKNKNLQSQRQGTGGSRVSKKSTNPLRVECEECPMDFKREEDMLAHSVIHKGKIMCPIHNIMFKLEAEVFQHVNQADPKDKFAKLVCCMCGDSFKHMCIYMKHLRRHLNISPYDCPLCGKGFRVYDTLQSHLARVHGQGNEDKSTRWFHCDQCSKSFLTRGHLREHILGMHDKSEMFYCPACSKTFQTKKRVQRHIYVAHKDIKEQYTTHRKLEVFDTQ, from the coding sequence ATGTTCGTAGAACCACAGTTTCTAAAAGAACATCTCCATCGTCATGGAGCggaaaagcttcaaaaaacGCGAGACTACtattgcactttttgcccGGTGACGTGCACCTCCGAAGCGCATTTGCAACGCCACGTGGATCGGGAGCACGCTAGTACGGAGATGGATATGAATTTTACCCTCCATGAAAACTGCCTGAGTTGTGAGGCCATGTATAAATCGTATTTGCAAAATAAGGCGACACTTTCAATTCCCGACGAAGAATTGGCATTTAAGTGTCCACATTGTTGTACGATCTTGTTTGCACACCAGAAACACGCCCCGCGATATCTAAAGAATCACGTGAACAAGTTCCATTGGGACGAGAGTGTGAACGATTTCACCCTGAAGGGACTAAGCCCTGAGGAGTACAAGGTTCGGTCCCGAGTTGATCCCGACTTATTCACGTGCGACTTTTGTGGCGTCAAAAGCGACTCCAGAGAAGATCACAACGAGCATTTGGCCCTTTGCCCTGCGAATACGTCCACCTCCAAGCCTGGTTACATGTGCGATACTTGCGGTCTAATCGCCGGAACCGCCAGACTGCTCAAACACCATCTGAATACGTCCCACAATAAACCCAAGGAAGAGAAAGTCCTTAAAGTCATAGGTCGGAAATCGAAAACTCAAACCAAAGCGGCATCAGATGGTGGCGAATGGTTAGAGGAATCTTCTTCTGAGACATCAGCTCAAGGCAAGCGCAAACGAGGACGACCTCCCAAGAACAAAAATCTTCAATCCCAACGCCAAGGAACGGGTGGTTCGAGGGTGTCCAAAAAGTCTACAAACCCGCTTAGAGTGGAGTGTGAAGAGTGTCCCATGGATTTCAAGCGTGAAGAGGACATGCTGGCTCATTCGGTGATCCATAAGGGTAAGATCATGTGCCCCATTCACAACATCATGTTCAAACTGGAAGCCGAGGTGTTTCAGCACGTGAACCAGGCGGATCCGAAAGACAAGTTCGCCAAATTGGTGTGTTGCATGTGTGGAGATAGTTTTAAACACATGTGTATCTACATGAAACACCTTCGGCGACATCTGAACATCTCCCCCTATGATTGCCCTTTGTGTGGCAAAGGCTTTCGCGTGTATGACACTCTTCAAAGTCACTTGGCCCGAGTGCACGGCCAGGGAAATGAAGATAAAAGCACCAGATGGTTTCATTGTGATCAGTGCTCAAAGTCATTCCTCACCAGAGGCCACCTTAGGGAACACATCTTGGGCATGCACGATAAATCCGAGATGTTCTATTGTCCAGCATGTAGCAAGACCTTTCAAACCAAGAAACGTGTTCAAAGACACATTTATGTGGCTCACAAAGACATCAAGGAACAATACACCACCCATAGAAAACTGGAGGTGTTTGATACGCAATAG